In the Acanthopagrus latus isolate v.2019 chromosome 23, fAcaLat1.1, whole genome shotgun sequence genome, one interval contains:
- the LOC119014272 gene encoding nucleosome-remodeling factor subunit BPTF-like isoform X4, with amino-acid sequence MRGKRGRPPKPLQADEPSPATTRGLRPRRNLKPKQRDSGDEDVESPTRESPKSAKKKKRGPVASTRGRGRGRGGGGGRGGRGGRGGRRTPASKTVVYDDHESDEDDDAVSLRSEEDEFVEEEPQSEEDEALKADSDCLEEDVLDEEEEEGDDASYCTESSFRSQSTHASTPGKKKVRAPRPRTPILEEKEIPPLVLPDTSEDLLVTNEELLNATSIYEVLRNFSTVLRLSPFRFEDFCAALVGQEQCTLIAETHISLLKAILREEDSSNTTFGPADLKDSTNSTLYFIDGMTWPEVLRAYCESDREYHHVLPYQEMDDYPYGPLGSKIKVLQFLVDQFLTTNMAREELMSDGSMQYDDHCRVCHRLGDLLCCETCSAVYHLECVKPPLEEVPEDEWQCEICVAHKVPGVTDCVTEVQKNRPYIRQEPIGYDRHQRKYWFLNRRIIVEEDGEHEKKKIWYYSTKAQLVELMMCLDKEYWEMDLHATLEEMKEEVQAHMDITEDLTNKARGNNKAYLTAVNDVVTERLKIRQESKEAKTQAGEVRQEVETGLVKIAEDEITSPLDNGEHKDSEPKEVTSSQAAEVTPATEESSSFDPKPDSAPQDTAAPKTESLETSKETQSAHSQSSESGESPPLAKLERTDEDAKAESSGEDKHPDESQAVTQDSPQQPSSQPEASSGSSQLSGCGSLRNPEQPDLADRSSQSSFTSQDGTDDYNERIKGDGGKAAGQDSNKQTPRGSKESSPVRSDGDATRLSFLKRDLIVNLNNLFKLGQEGKYRVYHNQYSTNVLALNKHQHREDHDKRRHLSHKFSLTTAAEFKWNGSIYGSRSLTVSTLRLTIIQLETNVPGPFMHPNWASHRTNWNKAVQMCSKAREFALALAILECAIKPVVMLPVWKDSLGHTRLHRMTSMEREEKEKVKKREKKLEDEETLQQATWVKYTIPIKHQVWKQKGEEYRVTGYGGWSWVSKTRVPRFVPKLPGNTNVNYRKELEAAKMSKENVAACTNKEKKLMETEKQSTQNTVDDANKQASVAVSAQSTSSEEDHKPQTPKEEEKPTEEERGTNEEEKGEDKKMEVDPCSETAASGDEKGKCLDKAEDKDPSSPSVQPVTEEPIPKDEQSQTEESAAPKPYYDVVNVSEGFQLRTAYKKKVKPSKLDGLLERRVKQFTLEEKQRLERMRQAALLSKMAPAKPASTVKTEGSTLGKQQSAAALCVKQEKDESLQVKDHVVKKLNFEQEKMEVKADNLDVKSDITAPNHSKQMEVNAVQGNGAEVLAHKEVNGGPLANTELNSKNNCISDTIESKEKTQKSEVAVVGESAKKRGYEEMEQGSRQSDTDSAEVDQSKTNPVQMNGKAGVPTATDSSVDSDAASGVQGDAKDPQKEPVKSLMNGNLSQNDVSDMCHPPPLKVPKLENHVAEKGDTLNVNEKEGTVPVKPPSSSLSCLNSNSADNNSSEGLKTTAESQNAPQSDVTSQAAGSTISSVTPTTQPTSKAVVPQKTKVPVTDTKMGTSGSTTTSSMISKEYSTRDRVSLLRFSKSKKARSGTALPSYRKFVTKSSKKSIFILPNDDLKRLARRASIREVPIFNYNAKPAPDIWPYPSPRPTFGITWRYRLQTVRSLAGVSLMLRLLWACLRWDDMAVKPSASVGTTRKETTETDIITTEIIKRRDVGPYGIRSEYCIRKIICPLGNRDTPKETPTPQRKGLRSSALRPKKQEPAKLTGPIAVETWVPEEDLELWEIRAFAERIEREKAQGLDPSKTGSTLKTAEDVKAHLENQLKQARLAAQQKRLEQQRPVTPATTPSSATTTTSASTPSTPGTLSSTGQRTGQVTPGTKMVLASKLGSPVSFQQDKNFHQSFASWVKQGQTNNSSGVVQQKVVGIFPSGPPANLRTYSTLHPTTGNINLRATTSASTTQQQAITAGGQIQPGTIKSQSPSPSTSMGTAVARGPAQQGQPQQAMIPTSRGQPGATAVPGCTPVQASAAQRATGTAAPSPHAAATAPGQPPLVSSQANRPQQGQVKLTMAQLMQLTQGAQGGNPGLTVVIQGQGQTQGQLQIIPQGVTVIPGPGQQLMQAAMPNGQVQRFLFTPMPPSSSVSASSPTTASPTKPAVAQTPQIQGQAQVQTTPALAQTQMTAPVPSPTQMPRLAPTPASVALQTQVSVATPSSAPAQCQISTSVPAQVLSSTPASVHAQPQVARPVLAPAQNAVSTLTPGSFPTQTQTAASVPVPGQVAPQSQLQTHAFSPVPALTSAPLQMHVTAPAPALAPISGPSNSAQMPVSASLPSPVQVPTPALAPVSAPVIAVVSTQIAVPSPGKALTQIQPTPTPVPFHAAVANAVVTPVTATFTTPSVPALTEQRAAQPQVWNPASSQAQTPVQPAQLAAAPVQSSALATAPPSAPASVSTHSPITPLPQASLPPQAQLQVQHPTVVSMQQVSQIPVSAVQVHMKGSPVTSVVTAVRTTQPQLQPQTQRQAQICAQIQVQPYGQVQQMPHIQGQAQGQNHPQVRVQFQPQTQQSPQAQLQPLTQTQPQVQFQSQNQTLPQVQTTAQAQLQSRVQPQYHPQVQASFQTQAQPQPQAQQQPQPQVQSQAKAQLQPQIQTQIHPQVQVHFQQQSQVQPQPQATQQPQVQTQPQFQVQSPPQVQQQLQVQAQPQVQAKLQVQFQSQSQTQVQAQPQLQVQSPIRHQLITVPGLQQPVQLLSALPPHVAAQIQAQIQAQAQQQGGAVPQQIKLQLPIQIQQTGGQIQAHQIQNMVTIQAPVSVQEQLQRMQQQQQQQQQQQQQQQQQQQQQQQQQQQQQQQQQQQQQQQQQQQQQQQQPKPKKKKHNEAKREQKEQNLQAVSPGDGIQKQVVVKQNATAEQLKQRKSLAAAEREENQRMIVCNQVMKFILDKIEKDEKQAAKKRKKEEVVEQKRSKQNATKLTALLYKHKEQLKAEILKKRALLDKELQLQVQEELRRDIARLQKEKEKARAAITQAAAATVKAAASHSSHPSQSTHSSHSTHTGPSPSSSHKRKREEERDRDRNRDRDRHHDKDKKRDRDKDRDRYRDRDRDRDGDREREKDRERDRHRDREKDKDRDKDRDSSSSKHKKKKKLCSTSKDHKKDSKLYCICKTPYDESKFYIGCDLCSNWFHGACVGITEKEAKKLEDFVCNDCKRGQEGGSNEELYCICRTPYDESQFYIGCDRCQNWYHGRCVGILQSEANHIDVYVCPQCQSTEDAMTVLTPLTDKDYEGLKRILRSLQSHKMAWPFLEPVDPHDAPDYYRVIKEPMDFSTMETRLQKRHYHKLTEFVADVTKIFDNCRYYNPNDTPFFQCAEVLEAFFVQKLKGFKGSRSHNNKLQCSSAS; translated from the exons ATGAGAGGGAAGAGGGGCAGGCCGCCCAAACCGCTACAAGCTGACGAGCCGTCCCCGGCTACGACCAGGGGCTTGCGACCGAGGAGGAATCTGAAGCCCAAGCAGAGGGACAGCGGGGATGAGGACGTCGAGAGCCCCACAAGGGAGAGCCCCAAGTCGgctaaaaagaagaaaagaggaccCGTCGCGTCAACACGGGGAAGGGGACGAGGTAGAGGTGGCGGTGgtggcagaggaggcagagggggtCGTGGAGGAAGGCGGACGCCCGCGTCCAAAACAGTGGTGTACGACGACCACGAGAGCGACGAGGACGACGATGCTGTCAGTCTGAGGTCGGAGGAGGACGAGTTTGTTGAGGAGGAACCTCAGTCCGAGGAGGATGAGGCCCTCAAAGCGGACTCTGACTGCCTTGAAGAAGATGTgctggacgaggaggaggaggagggggatgatGCCAGCTACTGTACAGAGAGTAGCTTTCGGAGTCAGAGCACACACGCCAGCACTCCGG ggaagaaaaaagtaCGGGCTCCACGACCTCGCACTCCCAttctggaggagaaggagattCCTCCCCTTGTGCTTCCTGACACCTCTGAGGACCTCCTGGTGACCAACGAGGAGCTGCTTAACGCCACCTCCATCTACGAGGTGCTACGGAACTTCAGCACAGTGCTGCGCCTCTCCCCCTTCCGATTTGAGGACTTCTGTGCGGCACTGGTTGGCCAGGAGCAGTGCACTTTAATAGCTGAGACTCATATTTCCCTCTTGAAGGCCATCTTGCGTGAGGAGGACTCCTCCAACACTACGTTTGGCCCTGCTGACCTCAAGGACAGCACCAACTCCACTTTATACTTTATCGATGGCATGACATGGCCTGAGGTGTTGCGGGCATACTGTGAGAGCGACCGGGAGTACCATCATGTCCTGCCTTATCAGGAGATGGACGACTATCCCTACGGTCCGCTTGGAAGTAAGATCAAGGTGCTGCAGTTTCTGGTGGACCAATTTCTCACCACCAACATGGCCCGCGAGGAGCTGATGTCAGACGGCAGCATGCAGTATGACGACCACTGCCGTGTGTGCCACCGCCTGGGTGACCTGCTGTGCTGTGAGACATGCTCAGCGGTCTACCACCTGGAGTGTGTGAAACCTCCGCTAGAGGAGGTTCCAGAGGACGAATGGCAGTGTGAGATTTGTGTGGCGCACAAGGTGCCTGGTGTCACAGACTGTGTGACAGAGGTGCAGAAGAACAGGCCCTACATCCGCCAAGAGCCCATTGGATACGACCGCCACCAGAGGAAGTACTGGTTCCTAAACAGAAGGATTATCGT CGAGGAGGACGGCGagcatgagaagaaaaagatctgGTACTACAGCACCAAGGCGCAGCTGGTGGAGCTCATGATGTGCCTGGATAAGGAGTACTGGGAGATGGACCTCCATGCCAccctggaggagatgaaggaggaggtgcaggCACACATGGATATCACAGAGGACCTTACCAACAAAGCCAGAGGAAACAATAAAGCCTACCTCACTGCTGTCAACG ATGTGGTCACAGAGCGTCTGAAGATCAGGCAGGAGTCAAAGGAAGCGAAGACGCAAGCAGGGGAGGTCAGGCAGGAAGTGGAAACGGGCTTAGTGAAGATTGCAGAGGACGAGATCACCTCACCGCTCGATAACGGAGAGCACAAAGACTCTGAGCCCAAGGAGGTTACCAGTTCGCAGG CAGCCGAGGTTACCCCCGCCACAGAGGAGAGCTCCTCATTCGATCCAAAGCCCGACTCAGCCCCCCAGGACACAGCGGCACCAAAAACAGAGTCCCTTGAAACTAGCAAGGAAACGCAGTCTGCTCActctcagagctcagagagCGGGGAGTCCCCTCCGCTGGCAAAGCTGGAAAGGACAG ATGAAGATGCAAAAGCAGAGTCTAGTGGGGAAGACAAGCACCCTGACGAGTCACAGGCGGTTACCCAAGACAGTCCACAGCAGCCATCTTCTCAGCCAGAGGCAAGTAGTGGCAGCAGCCAGCTCTCTGGATGTGGGAGCCTCAGGAATCCAGAACAGCCTGACCTGGCCGATCgctcctctcagtcctctttCACCAGCCAGGATGGGACAG ACGACTACAACGAAAGGATCAAGGGCGATGGCGGGAAAGCAGCAGGACAggattcaaataaacaaacacccAGAGGCAGCAAAGAG TCATCTCCTGTACGGTCTGATGGTGACGCTACACGTCTCAGCTTTTTAAAGCGGGACCTAATAGTGAATTTGAACAACTTGTTCAAACTTGGCCAAGAGGGTAAATACAGAGTCTACCACAACCAGTACAGCACCAACGTCCTGGCCCTAAACAAGCACCAGCACCGCGAGGACCACGACAAGAGACGTCACCTCTCCCACAAGTTCAGCCTGACCACGGCAGCGGAATTCAAGTGGAACGGCTCCATCTACGGTTCGCGGAGCCTGACTGTTTCCACGTTGCGTCTCACCATCATCCAACTGGAGACCAACGTCCCTGGACCATTCATGCATCCTAACTGGGCATCGCACAG GACCAACTGGAACAAAGCAGTGCAGATGTGCAGCAAGGCCAGGGAGTTTGCTTTGGCCTTGGCCATACTAGAGTGTGCCATCAAACCAGTGGTCATGCTGCCTGTATGGAAAGATTCTCTTGGACACACAAG GCTACATCGCATGACCTCCATGGAGCgggaggaaaaggagaaggtgaaaaagagagagaaaaaactggaggatgaggagacaCTGCAGCAGGCCACTTGGGTGAAGTACACCATCCCCATCAAGCACcag GTGTGGAAGCAGAAGGGAGAGGAGTACAGAGTGACAGGATATGGCGGCTGGAGCTGGGTCAGTAAGACTCGAGTGCCACGGTTTGTTCCAAAGCTACCAGGGAACACAAACGTAAACTACCGCAAAGAACTGGAGG CAGCTAAAATGAGCAAGGAAAATGTAGCAGCTTGcacaaataaagagaaaaagttGATGGAAACTGAGAAGCAGTCTACACAAAACACTGTGGATGACGCCAATAAACAAGCATCTGTAGCTGTGTCAGCACAGAGCACTTCATCAGAGGAGGACCACAAACCTCAGACCcccaaagaggaagaaaaacccacagaagaggagaggggaacaaatgaagaagagaaaggagaagatAAAAAAATGGAGGTTGACCCCTGCTCTGAAACTGCTGCTTCAGGTGATGAGAAAGGTAAATGTTTAGATAAGGCTGAAGACAAAGACCCTTCCTCCCCTTCCGTGCAGCCTGTGACTGAAGAACCAATTCCGAAAGATGAACAATCCCAGACGGAAGAGAGCGCAGCACCAAAGCCCTACTACGATGTTGTGAACGTCAGCGAGGGCTTCCAACTGCGGACTGCCTATAAGAAGAAGGTCAAACCCTCCAAACTGGATGGGCTTCTGGAGCGTCGCGTAAAACAGTTCACCTTGGAGGAAAAGCAGAGGCTAGAGCGGATGAGACAGGCGGCCCTACTGTCCAAAATGGCTCCCGCAAAGCCTGCCTCTACTGTCAAGACTGAAGGATCCACACTGGGCAAACAGCAGTCTGCTGCGGCACTGTGTGTAAAACAAGAGAAGGATGAGAGTCTTCAAGTGAAAGACCATGTGGTTAAGAAGCTTAACTTTGagcaggagaagatggaggTAAAGGCAGACAACTTGGATGTCAAGTCAGACATCACAGCACCCAACCACAGCAAACAGATGGAGGTAAATGCTGTGCAGGGGAACGGTGCAGAGGTCTTGGCTCACAAAGAAGTGAATGGAGGACCTTTAGCGAACACTGAGCTcaacagtaaaaacaactgTATATCAGATACAAtagaaagcaaagaaaaaacacagaagtcaGAGGTGGCTGTAGTGGGAGAGAGTGCTAAGAAACGTGGGTATGAAGAGATGGAACAAGGCAGCAGACAGAGCGACACAGACAGCGCAGAGGTTGACCAAAGCAAGACCAATCCGGTACAGATGAACGGGAAGGCAGGAGTTCCCACCGCCACAGACTCAAGCGTCGACTCAGATGCAGCCAGTGGAGTCCAAGGTGATGCTAAAGACCCTCAGAAAGAGCCTGTCAAGTCTCTGATGAATGGAAACCTCTCACAAAATGATGTGTCTGACATGTGTCATCCACCTCCCCTGAAAGTGCCGAAATTAGAGAACCACGTGGCAGAGAAAGGAGACACTCTGAATGTGAATGAGAAAGAGGGAACAGTTCCCGTTAAGCCTCCATCCTCAAGCCTTTCTTGCCTGAATAGTAATAGTGCTGACAATAACAGTAGTGAAGGTTTGAAGACCACTGCAGAGTCACAAAATGCTCCTCAGTCTGACGTGACCTCTCAAGCAGCAGGTAGCACAATCTCCTCTGTAACCCCCACCACCCAGCCCACCTCCAAGGCAGTCGTCCCACAGAAGACCAAAGTTCCAGTCACCGACACCAAGATGGGAACTTCTGGTTCGACAACGACCAGCTCCATGATTAGTAAAGAGTACTCCACCAGGGACCGAGTCAGCCTCCTCAGGTTCTCCAAATCCAAGAAGGCACGCTCAGGGACAGCCCTGCCATCCTACCGCAAGTTTGTCACCAAGAGCAGCAAGAAGAGCATCTTCATCCTGCCAAACGACGACCTGAAGAGGCTGGCGAGGAGGGCGAGCATCAGGGAGGTGCCCATCTTCAACTACAACGCCAAGCCTGCCCCAGATATTTGGCCTTATCCATCACCTCGGCCCACTTTTGGGATAACATGGAG GTACCGTCTCCAGACTGTGAGGTCTCTGGCAGGGGTCAGTCTGatgctgaggctgctgtgggCCTGCTTGAGGTGGGACGACATGGCTGTTAAACCCTCTGCTTCTGTAGGGACAACTCGCAAAG AAACCACAGAGACGGACATCATTACAACAGAGATTATCAAACGGAGAGACGTGGGACCTTACGGCATCCGCTCTGAGTACTGCATCAGGAAGATCATCTGTCCCCTTGGGAATAGAGACACTCCAAAAG AAACCCCAACACCACAGAGGAAAGGCCTGCGATCAAGTGCCTTGAGGCCCAAGAAGCAGGAGCCAGCCAAGTTGACTGGACCTATTGCTGTGGAGACATGGGTGCCTGAAGAAGACCTGGAGCTGTGGGAGATCAGGGCCTTCGCAGAaag gatagagagggagaaggcACAGGGTCTTGACCCCTCAAAGACTGGCAGCACTCTcaaaacagcagaggatgtcAAAGCCCATTTGGAGAATCAGCTGAAACAGGCCAGACTTGCTGCTCAGCAG aaacgtctggagcagcagaggccaGTTACACCCGCCACCACTCCGTCATCagcaaccaccaccacctcagCCAGCACCCCCAGCACTCCCGGCACCCTGTCATCCACGGGTCAGAGGACAGGTCAGGTCACACCTGGAACCAAGATGGTCCTCGCCTCCAAACTGGGCTCTCCAGTGTCGTTCCAGCAAGACAAAAACTTCCATCAGTCCTTTGCCTCCTGGGTCAAACAGGGTCAGACTAACAACAGCTCTG GTGTAGTCCAGCAGAAAGTCGTTGGCATATTTCCCTCTGGGCCCCCTGCGAACCTTAGGACATACAGCACACTACATCCTACAACTGGCAACATCAACCTCAGAGCCACCACCTCTGCCTCAACAACCCAGCAACAG GCCATCACTGCAGGAGGCCAAATCCAGCCTGGCACGATCAAGAGCCAGTCACCTTCCCCATCTACCTCCATGGGCACAGCAGTGGCGAGAGGTCCTGCTCAACAAG GCCAACCTCAGCAGGCTATGATCCCGACAAGCCGTGGCCAGCCTGGAGCCACAGCTGTGCCTGGCTGTACACCTGTGCAGGCGAGTGCAGCTCAGAGAGCGACGGGCACTGCTGCACCGTCACCTCACGCAGCCGCCACAGCACCTGGACAGCCACCCCTAGTTTCTTCCCAGGCCAACAGACCACAGCAGGGTCAAGTTAAACTCACTATGGCACAGCTAATGCAGTTAACACAGGGTGCTCAG GGTGGAAACCCAGGTCTGACAGTGGTGATCCAGGGTCAGGGCCAGACCCAGGGACAGTTGCAAATCATCCCACAGGGTGTGACAGTCATCCCTGGTCCTGGCCAGCAGCTAATGCAGGCAGCCATGCCCAATGGCCAAGTCCAGCGCTTCCTCTTCACTCCCATGCCCCCGTCCTCATCAGTTTCAGCTTCATCTCCCACTACTGCTTCCCCTACAAAGCCTGCTGTAGCTCAGACCCCTCAGATCCAAGGTCAGGCCCAAGTTCAGACGACTCCAGCTCTAGCCCAAACTCAAATGACTGCCCCTGTTCCATCCCCAACACAAATGCCACGTTTGGCCCCCACGCCAGCCTCAGTTGCTCTACAAACCCAGGTTTCAGTTGCTACACCATCATCAGCCCCTGCACAGTGTCAAATATCCACTTCTGTGCCTGCCCAGGTTTTATCCTCCACACCAGCCTCTGTCCACGCACAACCCCAAGTGGCAAGACCTGTGCTTGCCCCAGCACAAAATGCAGTCTCCACCCTTACTCCAGGCTCATTCCCTACCCAAACCCAGACTGCAGCGTCAGTACCTGTTCCAGGACAGGTCGCACCTCAGTCCCAGCTCCAGACACATGCCTTCAGCCCTGTCCCAGCCTTAACCTCAGCTCCTCTCCAAATGCACGTTACCGCTCCTGCCCCTGCTTTAGCCCCCATCTCAGGCCCCTCTAACTCGGCCCAGATGCCAgtttctgcctctcttcctTCACCTGTCCAAGTTCCGACCCCTGCTCTTGCTCCCGTCTCTGCTCCCGTCATAGCTGTTGTGTCTACCCAAATCGCTGTCCCATCCCCAGGGAAAGCTCTGACCCAAATCCAACCCACCCCAACCCCTGTTCCTTTTCACGCTGCCGTGGCCAACGCTGTCGTCACACCAGTCACGGCTACCTTTACAACACCGTCAGtgccag CTCTGACAGAGCAGAGGGCAGCTCAGCCTCAGGTCTGGAATCCTGCTTCCTCTCAAGCTCAAACTCCAGTTCAGCCCGCTCAGCTGGCTGCGGCTCCCGTTCAGTCATCAGCCCTGGCTACTGCACCACCCTCTGCCCCTGCATCAGTCTCCACACATTCACCCATTACCCCTTTGCCTCAagcatctcttcctcctcaagCTCAACTACAAGTCCAGCACCCCACAGTTGTATCAATGCAGCAAGTGTCTCAAATTCCAGTCTCAGCAGTGCAGGTTCACATGAAGGGATCTCCAGTCACTTCTGTTGTTACTGCTGTGAGAACGACACAGCCTCAGCTGCAACCCCAAACCCAGCGTCAAGCCCAGATCTGTGCTCAGATTCAGGTCCAGCCCTATGGCCAAGTCCAGCAGATGCCGCACATTCAGGGCCAAGCACAAGGCCAAAACCACCCCCAGGTCCGAGTTCAGTTCCAGCCACAAACTCAGCAATCACCCCAAGCCCAATTACAGCCCCTCACTCAAACTCAACCTCAGGTGCAGTTTCAGTCCCAAAACCAAACCTTACCCCAGGTCCAGACCACAGCTCAAGCCCAGCTCCAGTCAAGGGTCCAACCTCAGTATCATCCCCAGGTACAAGCTTCATTTCAAACACAAGCTCAGCCGCAGCCTCAGGCTCAGCAACAACCTCAGCCCCAGGTTCAGTCTCAGGCCAAAGCTCAACTCCAGCCCCAGATCCAAACCCAAATCCATCCCCAGGTTCAGGTCCACTTCCAGCAACAGAGCCAGGTTCAGCCTCAACCTCAGGCCACACAGCAACCCCAGGTCCAAACCCAGCCCCAGTTTCAAGTGCAGTCACCTCCACAGGTCCAGCAACAGCTTCAGGTCCAAGCCCAACCCCAAGTCCAAGCGAAGCTCCAAGTGCAGTTCCAGTCTCAGAGCCAAACTCAAGTTCAAGCACAGCCTCAGCTTCAGGTCCAGTCTCCGATCAGGCATCAGCTTATCACAGTTCCAGGCCTCCAGCAGCCAGTCcagctcctctcagctctgccACCTCATGTCGCCGCCCAGATCCAGGCTCAGATCCAGGCACAGGCACAGCAGCAGGGTGGCGCAGTCCCCCAGCAGATCAAACTGCAGCTCCCTATACAGATCCAGCAGACTGGGGGGCAAATCCAGGCCCACCAAATACAGAACATGGTGACCATACAGGCACCAGTGAGCGTGCAGGAGCAGCTCCAGAGgatgcaacagcaacaacagcaacagcagcagcagcaacagcagcagcaacaacaacaacaacaacaacaacaacaacaacaacaacaacaacagcagcagcaacaacaacaacaacaacagcagcagcagcagcagcagcagcagcaaccaaaaccaaagaagaagaaacataaTGAGGCTAAAAGGGAACAGAAAGAACAGAACCTGCAGGCTGTTAGCCCTGGGGATGGCATTCAAAAACAG GTTGTGGTGAAGCAGAATGCTACAGCAGAACAGctgaaacagaggaagagcctggctgctgctgagcgAGAGGAGAACCAGAG aatgATTGTGTGCAACCAGGTGATGAAGTTCATCCTTGACAAGATCGAGAAAGACGAAAAGCAGGCAGctaagaagagaaagaaggaggaggtggttgAGCAGAAACGCTCCAAACAGAACGCCACCAAGCTGACTGCACTGCTGTACAAGCACAAAGAACAGCTGAAGGCTGAGATCCTGAAGAAGAGGGCCCTGCTGGacaaggagctgcagctgcaagtTCAG gaggagCTGAGGCGGGATATAGCCAGgctacagaaagaaaaggagaaagcgAGAGCTGCCATCAcccaggctgctgcagcaacagtcAAGGCTGCTGCTTCTCACTCCTCACATCCCTCTCAATCTACACATTCCTctcacagtacacacacaggaCCCTCGCCTTCATCATCCCATAAACGtaagagggaagaggagagagacagagacagaaacagggaTCGGGACAGGCATCACGACAAAGACAAGAAACGGGACAGGGATaaggacagagacagatataGAGACCGAGATCGAGATAGAGATGGGGAtcgagagagggagaaagacagagagcggGACAGACATCGGGACagggaaaaggacaaagacagagacaaagacagagattCCAGCTCATcgaaacacaagaagaagaagaaactctgCTCTACCTCAAAGGATCACAAGAAGGACAGCAAATTGTACTGTATCTGCAAAACACCCTACGACGAGTCGAA GTTTTACATCGGGTGCGACCTGTGCTCCAACTGGTTCCATGGCGCGTGTGTTGGTATCACAGAGAAAGAGGCCAAGAAGTTGGAGGACTTTGTATGTAACGACTGCAAACGTGGTCAGGAGGGAGGAAGCAATGAGGAGTTATACTGCATCTGCAGGACACCTTATGACGAATCACA GTTTTACATTGGCTGTGACCGCTGTCAGAACTGGTACCACGGGCGTTGTGTGGGCATCTTGCAGAGTGAGGCCAACCACATTGATGTATACGTCTGCCCGCAGTGTCAGTCAACAGAAGATGCCATGACAGTCCTCACGCCGCTCACTGACAAAGACTATGAGGGCTTGAAAAGAATATTACGCTCGTTACAG TCTCACAAGATGGCATGGCCTTTCCTTGAACCAGTGGATCCCCATGATGCACCTGATTATTATCGTGTAATCAAGGAGCCAATGG ACTTTTCCACAATGGAAACCCGTTTGCAGAAGCGACATTACCACAAGCTCACAGAGTTTGTGGCTGACGTGACCAAAATCTTCGACAACTGCCGCTATTACAACCCCAACGACACGCCCTTCTTTCAGTGTGCAGAGGTGCTTGAAGCCTTCTTTGTACAGAAGCTTAAAGGTTTCAAAGGGAGCAG GTCTCATAACAACAAGCTACAGTGTTCTTCAGCCTCTTAG